A single Corynebacterium resistens DSM 45100 DNA region contains:
- the glp gene encoding molybdotransferase-like divisome protein Glp, producing MRTVEEQLAIITAAAVTPEPVRVAISEALGLRCAEQVEGTEHLPGFDQAAIDGYAVRCVDIRQALDPAPTDDGEESEERPLESTSASHRGALPIVGEVTAGSHRPVRLQPRQCVRVHAGAPMPTLADAVLPLDWAETQGRRIVPLEWIRPGEFVHRKGSDVQPGDVVVEQGSIIGAAQVGLLAGVGRSKVLVYPRPRMAVMAFGQELIDIEREPSLGKIYDVNSYSLTAAGREAGAEVHRLGIVGGEPRRMKDVIEGQLIRSEIVVISGAVGGTASAELREVLSELGDLEITRIAMHPASVMGFGTLGADKVPTFLLPANPSAALVAFEVMVRPLIQLIRGQRQSNRRVVQARTIASIESTPHRRGFIRGQLMRDRDTGDFLVDPLGAADGGEPTHLLGSHGRANCLIVVPVDVDHLAPGAKVDVMFLTNRV from the coding sequence ATGCGGACAGTAGAGGAGCAGCTAGCAATCATCACGGCTGCTGCGGTCACCCCTGAGCCAGTGCGCGTGGCCATTTCCGAGGCGTTGGGGTTGCGATGCGCCGAACAGGTAGAAGGCACGGAGCATCTGCCCGGATTCGATCAGGCCGCTATCGACGGATATGCCGTACGGTGCGTGGATATTCGCCAAGCGCTCGATCCCGCGCCAACGGATGATGGTGAAGAATCAGAAGAGCGGCCACTTGAGAGTACTTCTGCCTCTCACCGAGGGGCTTTGCCGATCGTCGGAGAAGTTACCGCGGGTTCTCACCGGCCAGTACGCTTGCAGCCACGCCAGTGCGTTCGGGTCCATGCGGGTGCTCCGATGCCAACTTTGGCCGACGCCGTGTTGCCCCTCGATTGGGCGGAAACCCAGGGGCGCCGCATCGTTCCGCTCGAGTGGATCCGGCCGGGTGAATTCGTTCACCGCAAGGGATCGGATGTCCAGCCGGGTGATGTTGTTGTCGAGCAGGGATCGATTATCGGAGCAGCTCAAGTCGGTCTGCTGGCAGGCGTAGGCCGCTCCAAGGTGCTGGTTTATCCTCGCCCACGAATGGCGGTGATGGCGTTTGGGCAAGAACTCATCGACATCGAACGTGAACCTTCCTTGGGCAAAATCTACGACGTGAATTCGTACTCGCTCACGGCAGCTGGCCGGGAGGCAGGCGCTGAAGTGCATCGCCTGGGCATCGTCGGTGGCGAACCACGTCGCATGAAAGACGTTATCGAGGGGCAGCTCATACGATCAGAAATCGTTGTTATCTCTGGAGCTGTTGGTGGAACAGCTAGCGCTGAGCTGCGCGAGGTGCTTTCCGAACTGGGAGATTTGGAAATCACCAGAATCGCGATGCATCCCGCATCTGTTATGGGTTTCGGTACCTTGGGCGCCGACAAAGTGCCGACATTCTTGCTGCCCGCGAATCCCTCCGCAGCGCTGGTGGCATTCGAGGTGATGGTTCGTCCCCTCATTCAATTGATTCGGGGGCAACGACAGTCCAATCGCCGCGTGGTACAAGCGCGCACCATCGCCTCCATTGAATCTACTCCCCATCGCCGTGGCTTCATTCGTGGCCAGTTGATGCGCGATCGTGATACAGGAGACTTCCTCGTTGATCCACTGGGAGCCGCTGATGGTGGTGAACCAACCCACCTCTTGGGGAGCCATGGACGCGCAAACTGCTTGATCGTGGTTCCCGTGGATGTCGATCACTTGGCGCCCGGCGCCAAGGTCGATGTCATGTTCTTAACAAATCGGGTCTAA
- a CDS encoding UTP--glucose-1-phosphate uridylyltransferase, whose protein sequence is MSSTPTTDQNNAPAHVRTVVVPAAGLGTRFLPATKTVPKELLPVVDTPGIELIAKEAAAAGADRLAIITAPKKDGIMAHFRTDAELEETLEARDKQDQLTKVRAVDGLINAVPVEQEKPLGLGHAIGLAESVLDEDEDCFAVMLPDDLVLPFGAMEQMLAIRQRFGGSVLCAFEVPREDVSKYGVFDIEESSEENVKAVKAMVEKPDVDEAPSNFVATGRYLLDRQIFDALRRTKPGKGGEIQITDAIELLIEEGHPVHILVHHGQRHDLGNPGGYIRACVDFALQDDTYGPSLRRWLEERLATNES, encoded by the coding sequence ATGTCTTCTACCCCTACGACTGATCAAAACAATGCGCCGGCACATGTGCGTACCGTGGTTGTTCCCGCAGCTGGCCTAGGAACCCGATTCCTTCCCGCGACTAAGACAGTTCCCAAAGAGCTGCTCCCGGTCGTAGACACTCCGGGTATTGAACTCATTGCTAAAGAAGCAGCTGCTGCTGGCGCGGATCGTCTAGCCATCATCACCGCCCCAAAGAAGGACGGCATCATGGCGCACTTTCGCACGGATGCGGAATTGGAAGAAACCCTTGAAGCGCGTGACAAGCAAGATCAACTGACCAAGGTTCGCGCAGTAGATGGACTCATCAACGCTGTACCCGTCGAACAGGAAAAGCCTCTCGGGCTCGGGCACGCCATCGGTCTTGCGGAATCCGTTCTCGACGAAGATGAGGATTGCTTCGCCGTTATGCTTCCCGATGATCTCGTCTTGCCGTTCGGCGCCATGGAGCAAATGCTCGCTATTCGCCAGAGGTTCGGTGGATCGGTCTTGTGCGCTTTCGAGGTTCCACGGGAAGATGTCAGCAAGTATGGCGTGTTTGATATCGAGGAATCGAGCGAAGAAAACGTTAAGGCCGTCAAGGCGATGGTAGAAAAGCCTGACGTTGACGAGGCACCAAGTAATTTCGTAGCCACCGGTCGATACTTGCTGGACCGTCAGATTTTCGACGCCCTTCGCCGCACTAAGCCTGGTAAGGGTGGGGAAATTCAGATCACTGATGCGATCGAGTTGCTCATCGAAGAAGGCCACCCTGTGCATATTCTCGTTCACCATGGGCAGCGCCACGATCTGGGTAATCCCGGTGGATACATTCGCGCCTGTGTGGACTTCGCGCTTCAAGACGACACCTACGGCCCGTCCCTGCGCCGGTGGCTCGAAGAACGCTTGGCTACAAACGAAAGCTAG
- a CDS encoding 5-formyltetrahydrofolate cyclo-ligase, with translation MQVSSENVNTIAEEKRRLRSRIRQSRRSISTHERAIRDSAIQRNVIEFLASIRPQAVCAYSPMPYEPGGSDLAQRIRNALPESVPLYLPRVVPKAERAMDWIEFNGQLTPSAWGIPEPNGEPVQHIFHKEPLMILPALAIDYNGRRLGQGGGFYDSFFALKPNGIISCAVVDDNEIIDHVPTEDHDLTVDYIISGAAVVQKKGK, from the coding sequence ATGCAGGTAAGTTCAGAAAATGTGAACACCATAGCGGAAGAAAAACGTCGGCTGAGAAGCAGGATTCGCCAAAGTCGCCGGTCAATTTCTACCCACGAACGGGCGATACGCGATAGCGCAATCCAGCGGAATGTCATCGAGTTTCTGGCAAGCATCCGCCCGCAGGCGGTGTGCGCTTATTCACCAATGCCCTACGAACCAGGTGGTTCTGACTTGGCACAACGTATACGAAATGCGCTTCCCGAAAGTGTCCCCCTCTACTTGCCCCGAGTAGTGCCTAAGGCTGAGCGCGCCATGGATTGGATCGAATTCAATGGGCAATTAACCCCCAGCGCCTGGGGCATTCCGGAGCCCAACGGAGAACCTGTGCAGCACATCTTCCACAAAGAGCCTCTGATGATTTTGCCTGCACTTGCTATAGACTATAACGGGCGTCGGCTTGGGCAAGGTGGCGGTTTCTACGACAGCTTCTTTGCTCTTAAACCCAACGGGATCATTTCCTGTGCAGTTGTCGACGACAACGAAATCATCGACCACGTTCCCACGGAAGACCACGACCTGACTGTGGATTACATCATCTCGGGGGCTGCCGTGGTCCAGAAGAAAGGAAAATGA
- the mscL gene encoding large conductance mechanosensitive channel protein MscL gives MLKGFKDFIMRGNVIELAVAVVMGTAFTAIVTAFTKGIVDPLLAAIGGSPEVGLGFYLREGNPATFINLGSIITAIINFLIVAAVIYFLMIAPMNKVAEMNARRKGIAPEEAAATDVELLAEIRDLLREQRDRPSNPALTERLDRAETITPHGDSATTDSADNYGRHAE, from the coding sequence ATGCTTAAGGGCTTTAAAGACTTCATCATGCGTGGCAACGTGATCGAACTTGCGGTCGCGGTTGTCATGGGTACCGCATTCACCGCGATTGTGACTGCCTTCACGAAGGGCATCGTAGATCCATTGCTGGCTGCCATAGGTGGCAGCCCCGAGGTTGGGCTCGGGTTCTACCTGCGCGAAGGCAACCCAGCTACTTTCATTAACCTAGGCTCCATCATCACCGCTATCATCAACTTCCTGATCGTGGCAGCTGTCATCTACTTCCTGATGATCGCCCCTATGAATAAGGTCGCTGAGATGAATGCGCGCCGTAAGGGTATTGCCCCAGAGGAGGCTGCGGCTACCGACGTTGAGCTGCTGGCCGAGATCCGCGACCTGCTCCGTGAGCAGCGCGATCGCCCTTCCAATCCAGCTCTGACGGAGCGCCTGGATCGCGCGGAAACCATCACTCCGCACGGTGATTCCGCCACGACAGATTCCGCAGACAACTACGGACGTCACGCAGAGTAA